DNA from Candidatus Neomarinimicrobiota bacterium:
GTTTGGATCAGTTAGCCGCCATGGTGACTGAGGAGCGGCTGGACACGATCAAGAAGGTAGTGAGAAATCGCCAGCTCGATCTAACGCTGATCATAGAGAATATTCATGATGATCATAATGTTGGAGCTATTTTTCGGTCAGCTGATGCAGTGGGGATCGCTGAAGTCCAATTGCTGTACACCAAAGAGAAATTTCCTGAACTTCACCCAAAAGTGACTGCCTCAGGTGGGAAATGGGTTAGATATAACAAATATACGAAAGCTGAAAAAGTTGCCCACGATCTCAGGCAACAGGGTTATAAACTCTATTCCACACATCTTACATCGGAT
Protein-coding regions in this window:
- a CDS encoding RNA methyltransferase; this translates as MAPSLDQLAAMVTEERLDTIKKVVRNRQLDLTLIIENIHDDHNVGAIFRSADAVGIAEVQLLYTKEKFPELHPKVTASGGKWVRYNKYTKAEKVAHDLRQQGYKLYSTHLTSDAVSIHDIDWTQPSAIILGNENRGVSSEMTELADNNIRIPMFGMVESLNVSVATAVILFEACRQRIAVGKYPNSDLRTEWLEQMTQDWIRINHPGKN